CGGTCGGCCTCGTCGGCCAGCGAGAAGCGGTCGAGATAGCGGTCGATGCGGTCGCGGGCCTGCTCGCGAGGTATGTCGTGGAGGGCGGCGACGTGGCGCAACTGTTCGCGAGCGGTCAGCTCGTCGAACAGCGGCGGTTCCTCGGGGAGATACCCCACCACGGAGATCAGCTCCCGGCGGTCGGTCACGTCGACGCCCATCACGTGAGCCGACCCGCTCGTGGGCCGGGTGAGCGTCGTCAGCATCCGCATCGTCGTCGTCTTCCCGGAGCCGTTGGGACCGAGGAAGCCGTACACCTCGCCCTGGTCGATCGACAGGTCGAGGCCGTCGACCGCCAGCACGTCGCCGAACCGTTTCGTCAGATCGCTCGTCTCGATCGCGAGACCGTCTGGGGGACGTTCGGGGGCCATATCGCCCTGTTCACGCGTCTGACCCTTATGTGATCGGTCGGCCTGACAGGATCTCGGTATCGGACGGGGGCGGTCACCGCAGGTCGGCGCGGAGACAGAGCGACCGCGGCGGCCGCTCGGCGAGGTCGGCCACCTCCTCCAGCA
The window above is part of the Halosimplex rubrum genome. Proteins encoded here:
- a CDS encoding ABC transporter ATP-binding protein; the encoded protein is MAPERPPDGLAIETSDLTKRFGDVLAVDGLDLSIDQGEVYGFLGPNGSGKTTTMRMLTTLTRPTSGSAHVMGVDVTDRRELISVVGYLPEEPPLFDELTAREQLRHVAALHDIPREQARDRIDRYLDRFSLADEADRRLEGFSTGMRKKVGLIATVIHEPPVLFLDEPTSGLDPRAARTVKDLVAELSGGETTVFLSTHILPVVDELADTVGVLHRGDLVAEGPPDRLKQRAERGEAGSLEDVFLEVTTDHTEEATAAEASATTPDTQS